From a region of the Streptomyces asoensis genome:
- a CDS encoding aldehyde dehydrogenase family protein, producing MSTTVEAVQVLRTRWSSENEADRFTVDDPATGRPLAVVQGADAEGVDQAVRAAHRAHYAWKARTPRERGRWLAKAAQVIREHADEIAALESSDNGKPYSQARQFDLEGAATIFEMFAGLCEAMPGQVRDAGSMLDVTVREPVGVVGAIVPFNWPPLHTAGKLAPALAAGNAVVLKPPEQAPLSVLRMAELVQSVLPDDVVHIVPGAGPTGAHLAGHELVGKISFTGAPSTGRAVVKTAADNLTPTLLELGGKNALMIFDDADLESALPWAVEGGYFNQGEACTAASRILVHADLHDEVARRLASAVGRLKVGAGSDAATHVGPLVSPAQRQRVLDYLEIGVAEGATIAAQAPLPTDPGLADGYYVAPTLFTGVTPDMRIAREEIFGPVVCLIPFHDEDEAVRIANGTDFGLVAGVFTRDSERALRVSRELRAGIVFVNHYNRSFTGTPFGGVGASGYGREHALETLQEYSFSRSLRLPSGREAIPRWAPSLDVVDGA from the coding sequence GTGTCCACGACCGTCGAAGCCGTACAAGTCCTGCGTACCCGCTGGTCGTCCGAGAACGAGGCCGACCGGTTCACCGTGGACGACCCGGCGACCGGCCGGCCCCTGGCCGTCGTCCAGGGCGCCGACGCCGAGGGGGTCGACCAGGCGGTCAGGGCCGCCCACCGGGCCCACTACGCCTGGAAGGCCCGCACCCCCCGCGAGCGGGGCCGCTGGCTGGCCAAGGCCGCCCAGGTGATCCGCGAGCACGCCGACGAGATCGCCGCCCTGGAGTCCAGCGACAACGGCAAGCCCTACTCCCAGGCCCGCCAGTTCGACCTGGAGGGCGCGGCCACCATCTTCGAGATGTTCGCCGGCCTGTGCGAGGCGATGCCCGGCCAGGTCCGCGACGCCGGCAGCATGCTGGACGTCACCGTCCGCGAGCCGGTCGGCGTGGTCGGCGCGATCGTCCCGTTCAACTGGCCCCCGCTGCACACCGCCGGCAAGCTCGCCCCCGCCCTCGCCGCGGGCAACGCCGTCGTCCTCAAGCCGCCGGAGCAGGCGCCGCTGTCGGTGCTGCGCATGGCCGAACTGGTCCAGTCGGTGCTGCCCGACGACGTCGTGCACATCGTGCCCGGCGCCGGCCCCACCGGCGCCCACCTCGCCGGCCACGAGCTCGTCGGCAAGATCTCCTTCACCGGCGCGCCCTCCACCGGCCGGGCCGTCGTCAAGACGGCCGCCGACAACCTGACGCCGACACTGCTCGAACTGGGCGGCAAGAACGCCCTGATGATCTTCGACGACGCGGACCTGGAGTCCGCCCTGCCCTGGGCGGTCGAAGGCGGCTACTTCAACCAGGGCGAGGCGTGCACCGCCGCCTCGCGGATCCTCGTCCACGCCGACCTGCACGACGAGGTGGCCCGCCGCCTCGCCTCGGCCGTCGGCCGGCTCAAGGTCGGCGCCGGCTCCGACGCCGCCACCCACGTCGGCCCGCTGGTCAGCCCCGCACAACGGCAACGCGTGCTGGACTACCTGGAGATCGGCGTCGCCGAGGGCGCCACGATCGCCGCCCAGGCACCCCTGCCCACCGACCCCGGCCTGGCCGACGGCTACTACGTGGCCCCGACCCTGTTCACCGGCGTCACCCCCGACATGCGCATCGCCCGGGAGGAGATCTTCGGCCCGGTCGTGTGCCTGATCCCCTTCCACGACGAGGACGAGGCCGTCCGCATCGCCAACGGCACCGACTTCGGCCTGGTCGCCGGCGTGTTCACCCGCGACTCCGAACGCGCCCTGCGCGTCAGCCGCGAACTGCGGGCCGGCATCGTCTTCGTCAACCACTACAACCGCTCCTTCACCGGCACCCCCTTCGGCGGCGTCGGCGCCAGCGGCTACGGCCGCGAACACGCCCTGGAGACGCTTCAGGAGTACAGCTTCAGCCGCAGCCTGCGCCTGCCCTCCGGCCGCGAGGCCATCCCGCGCTGGGCGCCCTCCCTCGACGTCGTCGACGGAGCCTGA
- a CDS encoding GMC family oxidoreductase produces MTYDVIVIGGGSAGCVLANRLSADPHRSVLLLEAGPDFATTADTPADLKDATYAPYTYDWGYRSLPDAFGNEVPLPRGRVIGGCSAVNVCVAMRARPSDHDAWADAAGPAWGYPAMLPLYRQMEHYPHGEEKYHGLDGPYRMTLADPRDLGPHAAAAQRAAAHLGHPEVADFNAPGTPGFARTPLSAADGVRLSTAIGYLNPVRERPNLHIRGETTADRVLFHGTRARGVRLTTGEEIPARHVVLSAGAYNSPAIALRSGIGDRDDLTALGIGTVADLPGVGRNLTEHPAYWMVHAAKPPTQRARSVFGSVLSVATAPDEPDFDVQILPSAAVPAGSLPEQFVPRTAHHPTGWDMVFFISCVQPRSRGSVRLSSRDPLDAPVIDLGLYRAAEDAERVADGVRLARRLARTRPLADLLADERIPGADISDRELADTVRRAPAHYNHAAATMRMGRPDDPAAVVDADGAVHGVQGLSVADASVFPAMPRVATNVPAVVVAERIASVLRERLAPHT; encoded by the coding sequence ATGACCTACGACGTCATCGTGATCGGCGGCGGATCCGCCGGCTGCGTCCTGGCCAACCGGCTCAGCGCCGACCCGCACCGCTCGGTCCTGCTCCTTGAGGCGGGCCCCGACTTCGCCACCACCGCCGACACGCCGGCGGACCTCAAGGACGCCACCTACGCCCCCTACACCTACGACTGGGGCTACCGCTCCCTCCCCGACGCCTTCGGCAACGAGGTGCCCCTGCCGCGCGGCCGCGTCATCGGCGGCTGCTCCGCCGTCAACGTCTGCGTCGCCATGCGGGCCAGGCCCTCGGACCACGACGCGTGGGCCGACGCCGCAGGCCCCGCCTGGGGCTACCCCGCCATGCTCCCCCTCTACCGGCAGATGGAGCACTACCCCCACGGCGAGGAGAAGTACCACGGCCTGGACGGCCCCTACCGCATGACCCTCGCCGACCCCCGCGACCTCGGCCCGCACGCCGCCGCCGCACAGCGCGCCGCCGCACACCTGGGGCACCCCGAGGTCGCCGACTTCAACGCCCCCGGCACGCCGGGATTCGCCCGCACCCCGCTCAGCGCCGCCGACGGCGTCCGCCTGAGCACCGCCATCGGCTACCTCAACCCGGTCCGCGAACGGCCCAACCTGCACATCCGCGGCGAGACGACGGCCGACCGGGTGCTCTTCCACGGCACCCGGGCCCGCGGCGTACGCCTCACCACCGGCGAGGAGATCCCCGCCCGGCACGTCGTCCTCAGCGCCGGCGCCTACAACTCGCCCGCCATCGCCCTGCGTTCGGGCATCGGCGACCGCGACGACCTGACGGCGCTCGGCATCGGCACGGTCGCCGACCTGCCCGGCGTGGGCCGCAACCTCACCGAACACCCCGCCTACTGGATGGTCCACGCCGCCAAACCGCCGACGCAGCGGGCCCGGTCGGTGTTCGGCAGCGTCCTCAGCGTCGCCACCGCACCCGACGAGCCCGACTTCGACGTGCAGATCCTGCCGTCGGCGGCCGTACCGGCCGGCAGCCTGCCCGAACAGTTCGTCCCGCGCACCGCCCACCACCCCACCGGCTGGGACATGGTCTTCTTCATCTCCTGCGTCCAGCCCCGCTCCCGCGGAAGCGTCCGGCTCTCCTCACGCGACCCCCTGGACGCGCCGGTCATCGACCTCGGCCTGTACCGCGCCGCCGAGGACGCCGAACGGGTCGCCGACGGGGTCCGCCTGGCCCGCCGCCTGGCCCGCACCCGCCCGCTGGCCGACCTGCTCGCCGACGAGCGGATACCGGGCGCGGACATCAGCGACCGCGAACTCGCCGACACCGTCCGCCGCGCACCGGCGCACTACAACCACGCCGCCGCCACGATGCGCATGGGCCGCCCCGACGACCCGGCCGCCGTGGTCGACGCCGACGGCGCCGTGCACGGCGTCCAGGGGCTGAGCGTCGCGGACGCCTCGGTGTTCCCGGCGATGCCCCGCGTGGCCACAAACGTCCCCGCCGTCGTGGTCGCCGAGCGGATCGCCTCGGTACTGCGCGAACGCCTCGCCCCGCACACCTGA
- a CDS encoding cytochrome P450, protein MSAPPAFDPAFDPTSDDQLADPYPRYAQMRARCPVLHDRDRDIWVLTRHEDVARVVHDPGTFSSESAVRISGGPESEEVQQVLAEGWSLTPNLTESDGEEHTRLRVAVNRVFTPRRVAALEPFVRDTAEDLIARFAADGHTDIIESYAWPLPLIVMAKILGVPPRDVPLLRRWSSNWLKLSVGTGEPAERVEWARDVVTMQHYVMSLLDDTDRADPDSLISSLARYGLEHRLEHVELMRIVMNLIIAGHVTVTRAIGNGLLTLLEHPDQLEALRTGEASAETMVEETLRFESPVQGLFRTVTRPTELGGRHLAPGDRVMVHWGSANRDADVFDDPDAFDLRSRPGRHQMAFGRGVHACLGAALARLQLRIAIPLLFDRLPALRPGPAGSRTRERLVIARGFEELHLHWDAPEPAKGPPMTAPVPGPRRADGPPGPA, encoded by the coding sequence ATGAGCGCCCCGCCCGCCTTCGACCCCGCCTTCGACCCCACCTCCGACGACCAGCTCGCCGACCCCTACCCCCGCTACGCGCAGATGCGCGCCCGGTGCCCGGTCCTGCACGACCGCGACCGCGACATCTGGGTCCTCACCCGCCACGAGGACGTGGCGCGCGTCGTCCACGACCCCGGGACGTTCTCCTCCGAGAGCGCGGTCCGCATCTCCGGCGGACCCGAGTCCGAAGAGGTCCAACAGGTCCTGGCCGAAGGCTGGTCCCTGACACCCAACCTGACCGAGAGCGACGGCGAGGAACACACCCGGCTGCGCGTCGCGGTCAACCGCGTCTTCACCCCACGGCGCGTCGCGGCCCTGGAACCCTTCGTCCGCGACACCGCCGAAGACCTCATCGCCCGGTTCGCCGCCGACGGCCACACCGACATCATCGAGAGCTACGCCTGGCCCCTGCCCCTGATCGTCATGGCCAAGATCCTCGGCGTGCCGCCCCGGGACGTGCCCCTGCTGCGCCGGTGGAGCTCCAACTGGCTGAAGCTGTCCGTCGGCACCGGCGAGCCCGCCGAACGCGTCGAATGGGCCCGCGACGTCGTCACCATGCAGCACTACGTGATGAGCCTGCTCGACGACACCGACCGGGCCGACCCGGACTCGCTCATCTCCTCCCTGGCCCGCTACGGCCTCGAACACCGCCTCGAGCACGTCGAACTGATGCGCATCGTGATGAACCTGATCATCGCCGGACACGTCACGGTCACCCGCGCCATCGGCAACGGCCTGCTCACCCTGCTGGAGCACCCCGACCAGCTCGAGGCCCTGCGCACCGGCGAGGCGTCCGCGGAGACGATGGTCGAGGAGACCCTGCGCTTCGAATCCCCCGTGCAGGGCCTGTTCCGCACCGTCACCCGGCCCACCGAACTCGGCGGCCGCCACCTCGCCCCCGGCGACCGGGTGATGGTCCACTGGGGCTCCGCCAACCGCGACGCCGACGTCTTCGACGACCCCGACGCCTTCGACCTGCGCAGCAGGCCCGGCCGCCACCAGATGGCCTTCGGCCGCGGCGTCCACGCCTGCCTCGGCGCCGCCCTGGCCCGCCTGCAACTGCGCATCGCCATCCCCCTGCTCTTCGACCGCCTCCCCGCACTGCGCCCGGGCCCGGCCGGCTCCCGCACCCGCGAACGCCTCGTCATCGCCCGCGGATTCGAGGAACTGCACCTGCACTGGGACGCCCCCGAGCCCGCGAAAGGCCCCCCGATGACCGCACCAGTGCCCGGCCCCCGTCGCGCCGACGGCCCGCCCGGGCCCGCGTAG
- a CDS encoding aspartate kinase, producing the protein MALIVQKYGGTSVATPEKVIEAARQIRAAREDGNQVVVVVSAMGGATDELLRLASAVTARPDARELDALLCTGEAGSAALMSLALNHQGVASRSFSGPEAGIRTDHRHGRATIVEVDPRRLREALAQASVPVVAGFQGESIATAARTTLGRGGSDTTGVALAAALGADHCEIVTDVAGVYTADPRTVAGARRHTALLYEEMAELAVSGAKVLASDSVDYARTHGVDLKVRSNSAATGPQTWVGDGRRAAATGAGQPWTPAGRIRPIAGVAGRSGLVRCVLRRITSDHVLRLLGELVERETDVELRRYGNLGTEDAGDIALTLPEDSVQDMRELLADTDRGIRLDEAHWTSNLARLSVVGLGIGRRPYAPLRLLEALRTAGAARTDLHVTSNRLSVLTGRGDLAAATQTVHDAFLSELPAPLVHPAAPDRTGTPWPLPAGRGQLDAAVPALAAAE; encoded by the coding sequence ATGGCGCTCATAGTGCAGAAATACGGCGGCACCTCGGTCGCCACACCTGAAAAGGTCATCGAAGCGGCACGGCAGATCCGGGCGGCCCGCGAGGACGGCAACCAGGTCGTCGTGGTCGTGTCCGCCATGGGCGGGGCCACCGACGAACTGCTGCGGCTGGCATCCGCGGTGACCGCCCGCCCCGACGCACGCGAACTCGACGCCCTGCTGTGCACGGGCGAGGCCGGGTCCGCCGCGCTGATGTCGCTGGCCCTCAACCACCAGGGCGTCGCGAGCCGTTCGTTCAGCGGCCCCGAGGCGGGCATCCGCACCGACCACCGCCACGGCCGGGCCACGATCGTGGAGGTGGACCCGCGCCGGCTGCGCGAGGCGCTCGCCCAGGCGAGCGTCCCCGTCGTCGCAGGCTTCCAGGGCGAGTCGATCGCCACCGCGGCCCGCACCACCCTGGGCCGCGGCGGCTCCGACACCACCGGCGTCGCCCTGGCCGCGGCCCTCGGCGCCGACCACTGCGAGATCGTCACCGACGTCGCCGGCGTCTACACCGCCGACCCCCGCACCGTCGCCGGCGCCCGCCGGCACACCGCCCTGCTCTACGAGGAGATGGCCGAACTGGCCGTCAGCGGCGCCAAAGTGCTCGCCTCCGACTCCGTCGACTACGCACGCACCCACGGCGTCGACCTCAAGGTCCGCTCCAACAGCGCCGCCACCGGCCCGCAGACCTGGGTCGGCGACGGCCGCCGCGCCGCCGCGACGGGAGCCGGGCAGCCCTGGACCCCCGCCGGCCGCATCCGCCCCATCGCCGGCGTCGCCGGCCGCTCCGGACTGGTGCGGTGCGTCCTGCGGCGCATCACCTCCGACCACGTCCTGCGCCTGCTCGGCGAACTCGTCGAACGCGAGACCGACGTCGAACTGCGCCGCTACGGCAACCTCGGCACCGAGGACGCCGGCGACATCGCCCTGACCCTGCCCGAGGACAGCGTGCAGGACATGCGCGAACTCCTCGCCGACACCGACCGAGGCATCCGCCTCGACGAAGCGCACTGGACGTCCAACCTGGCCCGCCTGTCCGTCGTCGGCCTGGGCATCGGACGGCGGCCCTACGCGCCCCTGCGCCTGCTCGAAGCCCTGCGCACGGCCGGCGCCGCCCGCACCGACCTGCACGTCACCTCCAACCGGCTCAGCGTGCTCACCGGCCGCGGCGACCTCGCCGCCGCCACCCAGACCGTCCACGACGCCTTCCTGTCCGAACTGCCGGCCCCCCTGGTCCACCCCGCCGCCCCCGACCGCACCGGCACACCCTGGCCCCTGCCCGCCGGACGCGGACAACTCGACGCCGCGGTGCCCGCCCTGGCCGCCGCCGAGTGA
- a CDS encoding 3-dehydroquinate synthase II family protein: MKSAWIDLRGTAAELATAIIEESTHIGVETVVLDDPELAAKVPPNVQKAAVVTGETPTTLIDRLVDVVDILIADHSIAEKFEGIRPDLRSGVLIKVLDEQSLDLACRIANEAELTLVEFRQDPSKIPLEILLAAADKAKGSIVTVVTDVEDAATTIGVLERGSDAVLLAPKRVGDATELVQVTRGEAASLEMEELEIVQLTHLGLGDRVCVDTCSHLRPNEGILVGSYSTGLVLVSSETHPLPYMPTRPFRVNAAALSSYTLTPGNRTQYLSELHCGSEILAVSTDGSVRTVVVGRIKMESRPMLRIEARTRSGQLVDMVGQDDWHVRALGPGGSVHNFTELRPGDVILGHTMTDQRHVGYAIREFLHEQ; the protein is encoded by the coding sequence ATGAAATCCGCATGGATCGACCTGCGCGGCACCGCCGCCGAGCTCGCCACCGCCATCATCGAGGAAAGCACCCACATCGGCGTCGAGACCGTCGTGCTGGACGACCCCGAACTGGCCGCCAAGGTCCCGCCGAACGTGCAGAAGGCCGCCGTCGTCACCGGGGAGACGCCCACCACCCTCATCGACCGTCTCGTCGACGTGGTCGACATCCTGATCGCCGACCACAGCATCGCCGAGAAGTTCGAGGGCATCCGCCCCGACCTGCGCTCCGGCGTCCTGATCAAGGTGCTGGACGAGCAGAGCCTCGACCTCGCCTGCCGGATCGCCAACGAGGCGGAACTGACCCTCGTCGAGTTCCGCCAGGACCCCAGCAAGATCCCGCTGGAGATCCTGCTCGCCGCCGCCGACAAGGCCAAGGGATCCATCGTCACCGTCGTCACGGACGTCGAGGACGCCGCCACCACCATCGGCGTGCTCGAGCGCGGCTCCGACGCCGTCCTGCTGGCCCCCAAGCGCGTCGGCGACGCCACCGAACTGGTCCAGGTCACCCGCGGCGAGGCCGCCTCGCTGGAGATGGAGGAACTGGAGATCGTCCAGCTCACCCACCTCGGCCTGGGCGACCGGGTCTGCGTCGACACCTGCTCCCACCTGCGCCCCAACGAGGGCATCCTCGTCGGCTCGTACTCCACCGGCCTGGTCCTCGTCAGCAGCGAGACCCACCCGCTGCCGTACATGCCCACCCGCCCGTTCCGGGTCAACGCGGCCGCCCTGTCCTCCTACACCCTGACGCCCGGCAACCGCACCCAGTACCTGTCCGAGCTGCACTGCGGATCGGAGATCCTCGCCGTCAGCACGGACGGCAGCGTGCGCACCGTCGTCGTGGGCCGCATCAAGATGGAATCGCGCCCCATGCTGCGCATCGAGGCCCGCACCCGCAGCGGCCAGCTCGTGGACATGGTCGGCCAGGACGACTGGCACGTGCGGGCCCTCGGCCCCGGCGGCAGCGTCCACAACTTCACCGAACTGCGCCCCGGCGACGTCATCCTCGGCCACACCATGACCGACCAGCGCCACGTCGGCTACGCGATCCGGGAGTTCCTCCACGAGCAGTAG
- a CDS encoding 2-amino-3,7-dideoxy-D-threo-hept-6-ulosonate synthase, protein MTDAYGWNGKERRVRRIVHSASGTTFLVPLDHSLADGPVASAAGFAGLVESMAANEVDGIIVHKGRVRFLPADALGRLALIVHLNGSTQHAPDVDAKILVGAVEEAVALGADGVSVHINLGSSTEAAQLTDLGAVAAGCARWGLPLLAMVYPRGPRISDPADPVLLAHAANVAADLGADIVKLPYTGSPLTMREVVEASPIPVVTAGGGVLEDSGKFLDVIDSTMESGVLGVAVGRNVFQAPDPGALARSVARRVHAGPRSLDTLAALRQELSEATV, encoded by the coding sequence ATGACCGATGCATACGGCTGGAACGGAAAAGAGCGCCGGGTTCGGCGCATTGTCCACTCGGCTTCCGGGACGACGTTCCTGGTGCCGCTCGACCACTCCCTGGCCGACGGCCCGGTGGCCTCCGCCGCCGGATTCGCCGGGCTCGTCGAGTCGATGGCCGCCAACGAGGTCGACGGCATCATCGTCCACAAGGGGCGCGTGCGGTTCCTGCCGGCCGACGCGCTCGGGCGGCTGGCGCTGATCGTCCACCTGAACGGAAGCACGCAGCACGCCCCGGACGTGGACGCCAAGATCCTGGTCGGCGCCGTGGAAGAGGCGGTCGCCCTGGGCGCCGACGGCGTCAGCGTGCACATCAACCTGGGATCGAGCACCGAGGCCGCCCAGCTCACCGACCTCGGCGCGGTCGCCGCCGGCTGTGCCCGCTGGGGCCTGCCGCTGCTGGCGATGGTCTACCCGCGCGGCCCGCGCATCAGCGACCCGGCCGACCCCGTCCTGCTGGCGCACGCGGCGAACGTCGCCGCGGACCTGGGCGCCGACATCGTCAAACTCCCCTACACCGGCTCCCCCCTGACGATGCGTGAGGTCGTCGAGGCCAGCCCGATCCCGGTCGTCACCGCCGGCGGCGGCGTCCTCGAGGACAGCGGGAAGTTCCTCGACGTCATCGACAGCACGATGGAGTCCGGGGTGCTCGGCGTCGCCGTCGGACGCAACGTCTTCCAGGCCCCGGACCCCGGAGCCCTGGCCCGCTCGGTGGCCCGCCGGGTCCACGCGGGCCCCCGCTCGCTCGACACCCTGGCCGCCCTGCGCCAGGAGCTGTCCGAGGCCACCGTCTGA
- a CDS encoding ParB/RepB/Spo0J family partition protein encodes MTNSEAVLRRRDARVHPPEREDPEARYTGPGAGADVEWVPVAELDLSHSPRSAGENGEHIRVLAESQADLPPIIVQRGTNRVVDGVHRVRAARLRGEPAVRARWFDGDDASAFVLAVRLNVRHGLPLSLADRKAAGTRILCEQEDWSNRAIASAVGLSPKTIAALREALGRPGGRARIGRDGRVRPVSTAAGRERAKEMLLREPASSLRAVSAVAGVSTGTVRDVRDQLARESRAVIPAQRRAAPAPGAEPPRERSAPSAQAAPPGHGSPPGHHAPPGHHAPPGHHAPPGQQGGLDRSTALLRSLRTDPSLRFNQSGRLLLSILAVAAIDPQAQDGLVLDLPDHCLDFVAELAQASVQAWQGLAVRVSQRRSAPPARKQPTVNRKP; translated from the coding sequence GTGACGAACAGCGAAGCAGTGCTCCGGCGGCGGGACGCGCGCGTGCACCCACCGGAACGCGAGGACCCCGAGGCGCGCTACACCGGTCCCGGTGCCGGCGCGGACGTCGAATGGGTGCCGGTCGCGGAGCTGGACCTGTCGCACTCGCCGCGCTCCGCGGGGGAGAACGGCGAGCACATACGGGTCCTGGCCGAATCGCAGGCCGACCTGCCGCCGATCATCGTGCAGCGCGGCACCAACCGGGTGGTCGACGGCGTGCACCGGGTGCGCGCGGCCCGGCTGCGGGGCGAGCCGGCCGTCCGGGCCCGCTGGTTCGACGGCGACGACGCGAGCGCCTTCGTCCTGGCGGTGCGGCTGAACGTGCGCCACGGACTGCCGCTGTCGCTGGCCGACCGCAAGGCGGCCGGCACCCGCATCCTGTGCGAGCAGGAGGACTGGTCCAACCGCGCGATAGCGTCCGCCGTCGGACTGTCGCCCAAGACGATCGCCGCCCTGCGCGAGGCGCTCGGACGTCCCGGGGGACGGGCCAGGATCGGCCGGGACGGCCGCGTGCGGCCCGTCAGCACCGCCGCCGGGCGCGAGCGCGCCAAGGAGATGCTCCTGCGGGAACCCGCCTCCTCCCTGCGCGCGGTCAGCGCGGTCGCCGGCGTCTCCACCGGCACCGTCCGCGACGTACGCGACCAGCTCGCGCGCGAGAGCCGGGCGGTGATCCCCGCCCAGCGGCGCGCGGCGCCCGCACCGGGCGCCGAACCGCCGCGCGAGCGCAGCGCCCCCTCGGCCCAGGCCGCCCCGCCGGGGCACGGCTCGCCGCCCGGACACCACGCCCCGCCCGGACACCACGCCCCGCCCGGGCACCACGCCCCGCCGGGGCAGCAGGGCGGACTCGACCGGTCGACGGCGCTGCTGCGCTCCCTGCGCACCGACCCCTCCCTGCGCTTCAACCAGTCCGGCCGGCTGCTGCTGAGCATCCTCGCGGTGGCCGCCATCGACCCGCAGGCGCAGGACGGTCTCGTCCTCGACCTGCCCGACCACTGCCTCGACTTCGTCGCGGAACTCGCGCAGGCGAGCGTGCAGGCCTGGCAGGGCCTCGCCGTGCGCGTCTCGCAGCGCCGCTCGGCCCCGCCCGCCCGCAAACAGCCGACGGTGAACCGTAAACCCTGA